The sequence CCGAATCGCCCAGCGCTTCGCTGATCGAAGTTGTGCCGCCGATGATCATCGCAGCGGTGCTGTCCGGGCTGATCGGCTATGCTGCGGCGCGGGCCATTGCCTGGGCGTTCCCACGCGGACTGGTTCCCGAATATCTCAAGGTGCCGGTGCTGTTCACCGTGGTGATCGGCGTGTTCGTCCTGTCCAACAAGATCGAGCATGAGGCCGGACTGGTCGCCGTAACGGTGATGGGCGTGGCGCTGGCCAATATGAATGTGCAGTCGCTGCGCAGTATCCACCCGTTCAAGGAAAACATCGCGGTGCTGCTGGTCAGCGGTATCTTCATCCTGCTGTCCTCCTCGCTGCGGCTGGAGGAGCTGACCTATCTGGGCACGACCTGGCGTTTCGGGGTGTTCCTGCTTGCCTTGCTGTTCCTCGTCCGCCCGGCGACCGTGCTGCTAAGCCTGCTGGGCAGCAGCGTGCCGTGGAACGAGCGATTGTTCCTCGCCTGGATCGCCCCGCGCGGTATCGTGCTGGTGGCTATTTCGGGCCTGTTCGCGCTGCGCCTAGGCGAGCTCGGCTTTGCCGGCGGCGAATTGCTGATCGGGCTGAGCTTCGCAGTGGTCGTGGCCACGGTGGTGGCGCATGGTTTCAGCATCGATGCGGTTGCCCGGTTGCTGAAGGTCAAGGGCGCGACCCGGCCCGGCCTGCTGATCGTGGGCGCGACCCCCTGGACCATCGAACTTGCGCAGCAGATGCACGATCTCAAAACGCCGGTGCTGCTGGTCGATTCCAGCTGGAGCCGCTTGCGTGCCGCTCGGCAGAAGGGTCTGCCACTTTATCACGGCGAGATCCTCAACGAGGCGACCGAGCATAATCTCGATCTGGCACCCTACCAGGTGCTCGTCGCGGCGACCGATAACGAGGCTTACAACACGCTGGTCTGCAACGAATTCGCCCATGAGATCGGCCGCGATGCGGTGTATCAGCTGGGCGAGCCGGGTGACGAGCATGATCGCCACGCGCTGCCCGAATCGCTGCGCGGGCGTGAATTGTTCGAAGCGGGCTTCGGGGTCGAAGAAGTGCAGAAACGCCTTGGCGAAGGCTGGGTCTTCCGCAAAACGCGCCTGTCCGACGAATTCGACTTCGAGGATGCGCAGGAGACGCTCCCCGATTCCGCCCACATGCTCCTGCTGCTGCGCCGCAGCGGCCGGATGCGCTTCTTCACCCATGCTCGCCGGCCGGAGCCGCGTGCCGGCGATACCATCCTGTCCTTCTCCCCGCCGCATGTCCGCAGCGAGGAAAAGGAGCGCGAAAGAAACGAGAGACGCGGCGGCCCGCGTCCGCAACCAGCGTGAGTATGATGAGCGACATAAACTCCCCCCTTCGCCCTATCCTGCTGCCGGCGGCCCTGTCGGCCGCGCTGACACTGGCAGCCTGCGACAGCCAGCGTGGAGATGCTCCGCCCGAGCCCGAACCGACGGTTACGCCCAGCGCCCAGCCGTCGCAGTCCATCATCCGCGAAGGGTTCGACGAGCCGGAACCGATCGTCCCGCTGGAAACGCTGGAAGGGACAATCGGCTTTCCCGAAGGCGGGGCAAAGCTGGACGATGCCGCCCGCGCAGAATTGCAGCAAATCGTCGAATCGGACCAGTTCGCCGAAGGTTGGCCGATCGTCCTGCGCGCGCATAGCGATGCGGGCGGCACCGATGCCGCCAATATGCGCGCATCGCAGGCGCGCGGCGATGCGGTGGCC comes from Alteripontixanthobacter sp. and encodes:
- a CDS encoding sodium:proton antiporter, which encodes MESQALVIAIVGILGIGAQWIAWRTGWPAIVLMLLAGFLAGPVLGAFAPEMALDPRETFGELLEPMVAIGVALILFEGGLSLDFRELRHSGEAVIRLATLGVVFGWAFGSAAGYYIAGLQLPVAVLFGGILVVTGPTVVIPLLRQSAVKTRPGSILKWEAIVNDPTGALCAVIAYEYFRKVAESPSASLIEVVPPMIIAAVLSGLIGYAAARAIAWAFPRGLVPEYLKVPVLFTVVIGVFVLSNKIEHEAGLVAVTVMGVALANMNVQSLRSIHPFKENIAVLLVSGIFILLSSSLRLEELTYLGTTWRFGVFLLALLFLVRPATVLLSLLGSSVPWNERLFLAWIAPRGIVLVAISGLFALRLGELGFAGGELLIGLSFAVVVATVVAHGFSIDAVARLLKVKGATRPGLLIVGATPWTIELAQQMHDLKTPVLLVDSSWSRLRAARQKGLPLYHGEILNEATEHNLDLAPYQVLVAATDNEAYNTLVCNEFAHEIGRDAVYQLGEPGDEHDRHALPESLRGRELFEAGFGVEEVQKRLGEGWVFRKTRLSDEFDFEDAQETLPDSAHMLLLLRRSGRMRFFTHARRPEPRAGDTILSFSPPHVRSEEKERERNERRGGPRPQPA
- a CDS encoding OmpA family protein — protein: MMSDINSPLRPILLPAALSAALTLAACDSQRGDAPPEPEPTVTPSAQPSQSIIREGFDEPEPIVPLETLEGTIGFPEGGAKLDDAARAELQQIVESDQFAEGWPIVLRAHSDAGGTDAANMRASQARGDAVAEWLMEKGVSEDRITVIAFGEQNPAEPNARPDGTPNEAGRAANRRVDVTLADPDPEPEDETTSFFGEAADDESESAAKAR